GCGACATCTGCAAAGAAAGTGCAAATTTAGCAATAGGATATGCTAAAAATCTACTTAATGAACGTGAAAATAACGCCTATAAAATGGGTACTCCAGAATATCTTGGACGCATGCAAGGATTTCCTGTAAAGCTTGAAGAAAAGAGAATTTACAAAATAAAAAATAGAACATTTCAAATAGGGTACAAAAAGGCATGAATCAGGAGCTAGAACAAATTTTAGAAAAAAACGGACTTTTTAAAAGCTATGACGAGTTAATGGATATAAGCGTAGATTTTATCTCCGAACTTGGCACGACAACAATTAGCGTAAGAGAGCTTTTAAAGCTTGAAAACGGCTCAGTTATAGATCTTGAAAAGCCTGCCGGCGAAAGTGTGGAACTCTTCATCAACAACCGAATTTTTGGCAAGGGCGAAGTAATGGTGTATGAGAAAAATTTAGCTATCCGCATAAATGAAATTTTAGACTCAAAATCAGTAATTCAATACTTCAAAAGAGAGCAATTATGAGAAATTTGCTTGCTATTTTTGCTTTTACCGTCTCATTATTTGCCTCAAACCTACTCACATATAATATATATGAAAGAAGCGATAGGGTCGATGTAATGCTTTCATTTGACGCACCTTACGAGGGAAATATATTCCAAAAGCGTGAAAACGATATGACAATGCTTATATTTAACGGGCTAAATTTCGATCAGGCTGTTGAAAAAAACTTAAACTCAAAAATACTTCAAGAACTATACATAGAACCCAAGCAAAATAGCGTAGTTTTAAGCATAAAAAGCAGTTCTTCAATAGGAGTAATGGCTTCTAAAACCTCTGACGGATTTGGACTCAGAATCAGAGTCGTAAGCACAGCTGCCGCCTCAACTAAAAACGAGCAACCTATTTCACAAAGCGAACAGATAATCCAGCCCAAAACGTCTACAACTATAAATACTCAGCCTGATATACAAAATATCTTTGACGCAAGATATTATATGGTAATAGGTGTTCTTATAGCCTTTGCCATAGCTCTTTGGCTGCTTAAAAACTTTATAGTCAAAAAAACAGGAGGCAGCAGAAAACTAAATCTTGCCGGATGGCTAAATAGCGATAAAAGTCAGGATGTAAAAATTTTATATGAAAAACCGCTTGATAGAACAAACAAGGTTATGCTATTAAACCATCAAAACAAAAAATACCTTGTCTTGGTGGGCAGTTCAAATGTGCTACTAGATAAATTTGGTGAAGACACTATTAATAGCGAAAATGACTTTGAGGCATTTTTTGAAGAAAATCGTAAGAGAATAGGACAGTATCTTGAAGATAGGCAAAATGCCTTGAGCGCATACAAGGACAAAGCTAGCCTCAACTAACGAAGCTTATTGCAAATGTCGCAGGCTTAGCGATCTTTTTAATATTCTCTTTTGTCATAAATTGCTCTTTTGCCCCGCTAATTTCAAGCATTTGGCTTTTAAGCTCAAATTTTAGCTTCTTATGCGTGCAGTTTATATCCAATATCTTAGCAAAATTTAGAATAAAACTCAGCCATTTTACAATATCTTCTTCGGGCAAAAGATCTCTGAATTTCTCAAATTCTCCTAGAGTTTTTTTACCATTTAATCCTATAATGGTTGCTATAAGTGCTTTTTGTCTATGTGAAAAGCCATAATTTAAAGCGTTTATAACAAAATTTGCAGAATTTATATGCTCTCCGTAAAATCCTAAACATTGTCCTAGATTATGAAGTCTAGCGGCGGTCTCAAGTTCATATATAAACTTATCATCGATTCCGTGAAGCGGTTTAAGCGTTACAAAAGCATCTTTTGCATATTTTACGACCATTTTGTTGTTATTTAGCAAAAATCTATCTTGCAAACTTCTTACGCTAGTATTGAAATTTGGCGGAAATTTCTTACTAGGGCGCAATATATCGCTTAGGTAGACACCCTCTCTAAATCCTACACCACTTGTATACACATGCTCACATTTTAAGCTATTTACCACACTTAAAAATATATAAGCACCCTCCCTAATGGTATCAAAACGATCTTTTTTAATATAAAATTTATCGAGATCAAGCACGCTTGCTTTGGTTAAATTTTGTATAAATTCCTTTTGCGATTCAAATTTATAGCTAAAGTTATGAACCGATCTTAAAGGATAGTTTTGCGCTTGCATAATAGCGCTTGATATAGCTCTTAAGCTTCCACCTATTGTCACTATATTTTTGCTTTTAAAGTTTTTTGGCAGATCTTTTAAAATTTCTTTCATAAAATCATTAAGACCTTTTAAATTTTTCTTATCGAAAAATAGCTCTTTTAGTCTTACCGTGCCTACATCAAGAGAAACGGCATCTACTATTTTTGCGTCTTTAATCATAGCAAGTTCAGTCGAGCCTCCACCTATATCAATCGTAATAAACTCGCTCATAGGCTCAAGCAAATTTAAAGCCGCAATCCCGCCCAAGCTAGCCTCATCAATCCCTTTTACAACTTTTAAATTAAGTCCCAAATTTCGTCTAATCAGGCTTATTAGTTCATTTGAATTGGGAGCGTCTCTAAGGGCTGAAGTACCCATACAAAATATTTTATTACACTTATACGCTTTAGCTATGCTTTTAAATTCACAAAATGCCTCATAAGCTTTTTGCATCGATTTTTCACTTATTGCACCGCCATTTTCATAGGCACTTTCACCGAGCCTAACCTTCATCTTAAATTCGCCCAGTATATAAAACGCATATCTTGAGGTTCTCTCAAATATGGCCATTCTCATAGAATTTGACCCAAGATCTATAACAGCTGTTCGTTTTGCCATATACCGCTCTTTGATTTATTTTTTTATATTTCTTAATATTGGTAAAACAAGCGAAGAAACCGCTCCTTTTGCTCCGTCAGCTCTATTTTTTATACTAACGCTTCCGCCTAGAGCTTGAGCCGCACCTTTGGCTAAAAATAGCCCGAGACCCGCACCGCTTTTATTTCCGAATCGTTTAAACGGAGCAAAAAGATCTTTGCTCTCATCTATACCTATACCTTCATCAATTACTTCTACAACAAATTCTTCATCTTTTAATCTTGAAACTATCGTGATTGTAGATTTTTGAGGGGAAAATTTGATTGCATTTTGAAAAAAATTTTGAATAATATGAGTTAGTAATGTAGGCTGCAGAGTCATTTTAAGAGTTTTCGGGGATAAATTTATCATAACATCCTTGTCATCGCCACGGGCTAAAATTTTAAAATTATTAGCCATTTTATCCAAAAATTCTATGATATCTATCTGAACCGCCTCCTCAAACTGAGCTCCCTCCTGACGCCCGATTTCAAGGATAGATCCTATCATCTTATTCATACTATTTATCTCTTCATTATTGTTTTTAAGAGCCTCTATATACTTTTCGCTATCTCTAGGTTTTAACAAAGTCACTTCATTTTTAGTTTTCATCACGGCAAGAGGGGTTTTTAGCTCATGCGCAACACCGACAAAAAGCTCCTTTTGATACAATACAAAAGTCTGTATTCTACCTATTAGACGATTAATGCTCTTGCCAAGCGGAGTAAATTCATCAGGCAACTCATCTATACTTACCTCTTTTAAAAATCTTTCATTCAATTTACTAAGCTTTGAACTTAAAATTTTAATAGGAACAAGCAACATTCTTGATAAAAAGAGAGCATAAAAAAGCACTAAAAATATAGCCGTTGCATTTACTATCATAATATCTACTAAAATTTGATCTATAAGTTTGTTTTGCATAGATGTCTCTTTAGTAAGAGTTATGTATGAATTTTCTAGATACGGAAAATAGAGTTTTAGATAAGTTTTATTTCCAACTTTTTCATTTACGAAATACGGATTTTTAGTTTTTGAATCTTTTGTTATTATATTTACTGTAGTTATACTTCCGTCAAGAGTTCCGTATTCTAAACTACCTCTTTTTTGGCTTAAATTTGAACTTGTAGATAGAATTTTGGCCTCATACATCAAAGACTGAGAGATACCCTCATAGATAGTTGCTTTGATGTAGTAATACAACATTACTGAAATGATGACAATTAGCATCGCCGAAGCGGATGCTAATTGAATTATAAATCTGGCCCTTAAGCTTTTTTTGGAAAGCAAAATCTATATCCGCGTCTTCTAACGGTTTCGATTGTAGATATATTTAGTGGTTTATCCATTTTTTGGCGAATTTGATTGATTGCCACCTCTATTACATTTGGAGTGACAAGCTCAGGCTCCTCCCAAATAGCATCTAACAGCTGCTCTTTAGATACGATTTGATCAGAATGGCGAGCAAGGTGAGTTAATACCTCAAAAGGTTTTCCTTTTAGCTCAATATCTTGACCAAGATATGTTATTTTCTCCTCGTCCGGATCTATTATCAGATCATCGATTTTAATAACATTTGTTCCGCCAAATCTTAATCTTGCTTCTATTCTTGCTACCAATACATCAAAATCAAAAGGTTTTTTAATATAATCGTCCGCACCTACTCTAAATGCCTTAACTTCGCTATCCTTATCATCTTTTGCAGATAAAACTACAACAGCTGTTCTTGGAGATTTATTCTTTATAACACTAATTAGATCTACGCCATCTCCATCAGGCAACATCCAGTCTGTCAGTACAAGATCGTAATTTCTGATGCCTATATAGTATTCTGCATCTTTAAAATTTTCAGAACTGTCAGTCTGATATCCAAATTCTTGTAAGCCTTCAGCAATCGTTTTATTTAACGTTACTTCGTCTTCAACTATTAAAATTCTCATTTTATTAATCCTTGAGGGTGTAAATTATAGGCGGATTGTATCATAAATTAAGGATAATTTCAAGATACTTTAAAAAAAATTTAATATTTGTCCTCAAACCTGGCTCCAACCAAGGCATTATTAAGAATTTCTGTTTTTAAAATTTCCATTTTCAGTGAAGTGAGTGAACTAAATTTATCTTTGAGACTTTTGGCGCATACTTCAAGTGAATTTTCAACTGTTTTAAATTTATACTCATTATATATAAACTCTATATAATTTATAACTTCGACATAGTCTATAAAATCACTACTTTGAAATTCTACACTGATGCGCACCTTCTGCGAGTTTGTACGTTCAAATTCAAGTAGACCTATAATAGTTTCAAACTCATAATCTTTAATGAGCGTAGTTATCATATAACCTTGCTTTCTTGTCCGCTAAATAGTCTTTTGATATTCGGAATATGCTTATAAAACACAACAAAGGCTATTATAAAAATTGGTGCATGAGAGTTGATATCAGGGATTTGTGGATGAATTATAAGAGATGAAATAATAAATGCAAGAAGTGCCGCCAAAGAGGCTAAAGAGCTAATTTTCAATACTCTTCCAATTAAAAACCAAACAACAAGAGCTATAAGAATTTCGATAGGTAAAAACACCATCAAAACACCCGCTCCTGTGGCAACTCCTTTACCACCTTCAAATTTCAAAAATGGAGAATAGCAGTGACCGATAACTGAAAAAACAGCCATCGCCCAAAACGTAGCAGGACTAAGCCCTATAAATTTAGCTATAAGTATAGGCACAACACCTTTTAAGATATCTAGCACAACTGTTAAAATAGCGATCTTCTTAGCAAGCTTTGGATCTTTTTGTTTTAAAACGCGAAGCACATTGGTAGCTCCAATACTCTTGCTGCCTTCATTTTGTATATTTACATTGCCAAAAATTTTAGCAAGAATAAGCCCGAATGGGATTCCGCCAAGTGCATAAGCAAGGATGTAAGCTATAATATTTTCGTTCATCTTTTTTCCTAATTTTGTTTAAAAATATTATAGTAGTTAAATTTGTCTGATTTTCTTATAAATTTATGAGAAATGAAATTTTGGCAGAGCATATCCTCTGCCAAAATTATTAAATATCTATTTGAATTTCACTTTCTATTTTAATAGATATAGTAGTATTTGCTGATTGTGATGAAACATCACTATCTTTGTATTCAATTTCGCAAGAAGCCAATGTGTCTTTATTAGAGTTCAAGCTATTTTCTAAGGCGTAATCTTTATTGCTCATATCAAGCATATCTTTAGCTGATATTTTTTCCATATCGTTATTTTGCACAAATTTACTCTGATCTTCTTGCTTGATAGAATTACCAATATTAGAAATATTACTTAAGTCAAGAGTATGTCCGCTTGAGATGCTTACATGCTCTATATTATTAGCATTATCAATAGATTTAGAATCTAAACCATTATTTAAGTCAGCCAAAAAACTTTCAGTAGTCATATGATCTATGGCTTCAAAACTTTGAATTTCTAGAATTGCTTTCTCTAGCGATACTTCTCGTAAATTTGATTCATCTCCAAAACTCTCTGAGCTAATTATACTTTGATCTATTTTTAGACTATCTATCCCTATCAGGGCTATATCTTCTGTTCCAAAAGACAATACAATACTATCATTTTCTGAGCTTGTAAATACAGTGTCACTTACGTTTAAAATATCACCTTCATTAAGCTCTCTTTCTTGACTTCGGACATCTACGACAATAGCTTTTCCTATTATCTCTTTTACGAAACCCGAATTACTCATGATTCTCCTCTTTTTATATTTTTGTGTAATTGTATTAGAAAATATTTGGTTTGTATATTGTACTTTGGTACAATTAGACTAATTATCTCCAGAGAAGATAGACCTTTTCACCGTATATATCACTATTTTTAGGAGATATTTCAATTTCTTTTATAGTAATATTTTGTATATCATTTTTTGATCTTAGCTCACTTGCTTCATTTTCAAAATTACTCATAAGCTCTTCAATTTGTGCCTCTATATCAGCTACTACTTGTTCGCTAAGCTTTACATCATCACGCTCTTTTAGGATCTTATTTGCACTCTTTGCCGAGCTTGCTACCTTGCCTAAATTTGAACGAGTTAGCAAATTTCTACCAAAAATCGCGCCAAGTATGCTTGTGCCAACACTGATAGCTGCTTCAAGTCCTTTTGATTTGACCTCTTTTTGCTCTTTTTCCAGCTTTATCAAAGCTTTATTTAATTTGTCTTCAAGTTTTGCTTTTTCTTTTTCAAATTTTTCAGTCAGCTTGGCGGTCTCAGCCTCTAAAATTTCATTACATTTATCGCTTAATCTTAGATAAAATTCTTCCTTGCTCTCACTTGGGTAGGAATTTAATCCAAGTACACTAAAAAGGCTAAGTTTTACATTTCTATAAACGTAATCTTTAAAATTTTTAGCCACAGCTTTAAAATCTTTTGCGTTTGTTATCATCGAAGGAAGCGCGCCGAAAGAGACCTTGCCGTTTGGCTCGCCAGAAGCACTTATACGCACATCCTCGCTAGCCTCGTTCCAGTCAATTTCGTTTTGTTCCTCATCAAGCCTATAAAGAAAACTCACGTCTTTAGTGTGATCAAGCCCTTTTTTAGCGTCATAAAATCTAACTTTCGCCTTTGCGTAAAGATAACCCTCAAGTTCATCGCTGCTTGAAGCATAAATTTGCTCGATTTGTGGCGAGATGATAGGCTTTGCGCTACTTTTTACGCTCTGTTTTTTCTCGCTTATTTCAGCATTTTCTTGCTTTTTATCTTTCATTAAATTTGAAATTTGTTCGCGGCTTAAAGGTCCTTTTAGATAGCTTAACGCCCATCGAGTAGAGATGACGCTAAGGCCGTCTTCGTGGATATTTTTAAGCAAGAAATTTCGCTTAGCTAAATTTGAGATGAGATTTTCTATCTCGGATTTATCCATGTCCGAGCCTGAAATTCCGGTCATACCATCTATAACGCGCGCTTTATCTTGCGCGGTTTGAAGCCTACCGATAAACCAAGTTCCAATGTTGCTAAGTCCTTTATAGTCAAGATCAACCGGGTTTTGCGTGCTTAGGATGACACCGAGTCCATGCGCGCGAGCTTGCTTTAAAAGCGTTAACATAGGAGTTTTTGAAGGCGGATTGCTGTTTGGCGGGAAAAATCCAAAAATTTCATCCATATATAAAATCGCTCTAAGAGAGCTAGTTCCCTCAGTCTTTCTCATCCAAGCGATGATCTCATTAAGCAAAAGTGTCACGAAAAACATCCGCTCGCTGTCTTTGAGGTGCGAGATCGTAAAGATATTACAACGCGCTTTGCCGTTTTTATCAAAGAGCATTTTACCTATATTTAGCCGCTCGCCGCTTAGCCAAGCCTTAAAATCAGGACTTGCAAGAAGTGTATTTATCTTGATGGCAAGTTTCATGCGGTCGCTTGAAGGATAAAATTTCTCTACATCAAACACGCCTATTTTCGCAAATGGTGGAGTCGCGATAAAGCCTATGAGCTCTTCAAGCGTTACATCTGCGCCTTCTTTAAATTTATGCGTGAATATGTTTGAGATAAGCAAATGCTCTTTGGAATTTACGTCATTATCAACACCGATAAGCGATAAAATCGAGCTTGCAATCGAGCTTACATACTCGCTAAATTCCTCTTCATTTTCTATATGCGGGCAAGCAAAATCGCCAAGCAAAGCCACTCCAACGCCAGAAGAGCTCTTTGGAGTGTAAATTTTAAGCTCTACACTCTCTTTAAAGGTTTTTACACGCTCTAAGTTTTGGAACGAATTTTCTATC
This Campylobacter sp. RM16192 DNA region includes the following protein-coding sequences:
- the hsrA gene encoding homeostatic response regulator transcription factor HsrA, yielding MRILIVEDEVTLNKTIAEGLQEFGYQTDSSENFKDAEYYIGIRNYDLVLTDWMLPDGDGVDLISVIKNKSPRTAVVVLSAKDDKDSEVKAFRVGADDYIKKPFDFDVLVARIEARLRFGGTNVIKIDDLIIDPDEEKITYLGQDIELKGKPFEVLTHLARHSDQIVSKEQLLDAIWEEPELVTPNVIEVAINQIRQKMDKPLNISTIETVRRRGYRFCFPKKA
- the fliN gene encoding flagellar motor switch protein FliN codes for the protein MDISVDFISELGTTTISVRELLKLENGSVIDLEKPAGESVELFINNRIFGKGEVMVYEKNLAIRINEILDSKSVIQYFKREQL
- a CDS encoding HAMP domain-containing sensor histidine kinase, which codes for MLIVIISVMLYYYIKATIYEGISQSLMYEAKILSTSSNLSQKRGSLEYGTLDGSITTVNIITKDSKTKNPYFVNEKVGNKTYLKLYFPYLENSYITLTKETSMQNKLIDQILVDIMIVNATAIFLVLFYALFLSRMLLVPIKILSSKLSKLNERFLKEVSIDELPDEFTPLGKSINRLIGRIQTFVLYQKELFVGVAHELKTPLAVMKTKNEVTLLKPRDSEKYIEALKNNNEEINSMNKMIGSILEIGRQEGAQFEEAVQIDIIEFLDKMANNFKILARGDDKDVMINLSPKTLKMTLQPTLLTHIIQNFFQNAIKFSPQKSTITIVSRLKDEEFVVEVIDEGIGIDESKDLFAPFKRFGNKSGAGLGLFLAKGAAQALGGSVSIKNRADGAKGAVSSLVLPILRNIKK
- a CDS encoding helicase HerA domain-containing protein gives rise to the protein MKTIQENLKLFYVGLKDKEPFLYKNKDLTTHAAIIGMTGSGKTGLGITILEEACIDNIPSIIIDPKGDMMNLALAFEDMKAEDFLPYIEESEAQNKGLSVEELAKNESETWKKGIENSFQNLERVKTFKESVELKIYTPKSSSGVGVALLGDFACPHIENEEEFSEYVSSIASSILSLIGVDNDVNSKEHLLISNIFTHKFKEGADVTLEELIGFIATPPFAKIGVFDVEKFYPSSDRMKLAIKINTLLASPDFKAWLSGERLNIGKMLFDKNGKARCNIFTISHLKDSERMFFVTLLLNEIIAWMRKTEGTSSLRAILYMDEIFGFFPPNSNPPSKTPMLTLLKQARAHGLGVILSTQNPVDLDYKGLSNIGTWFIGRLQTAQDKARVIDGMTGISGSDMDKSEIENLISNLAKRNFLLKNIHEDGLSVISTRWALSYLKGPLSREQISNLMKDKKQENAEISEKKQSVKSSAKPIISPQIEQIYASSSDELEGYLYAKAKVRFYDAKKGLDHTKDVSFLYRLDEEQNEIDWNEASEDVRISASGEPNGKVSFGALPSMITNAKDFKAVAKNFKDYVYRNVKLSLFSVLGLNSYPSESKEEFYLRLSDKCNEILEAETAKLTEKFEKEKAKLEDKLNKALIKLEKEQKEVKSKGLEAAISVGTSILGAIFGRNLLTRSNLGKVASSAKSANKILKERDDVKLSEQVVADIEAQIEELMSNFENEASELRSKNDIQNITIKEIEISPKNSDIYGEKVYLLWR
- a CDS encoding Ppx/GppA phosphatase family protein: MAKRTAVIDLGSNSMRMAIFERTSRYAFYILGEFKMKVRLGESAYENGGAISEKSMQKAYEAFCEFKSIAKAYKCNKIFCMGTSALRDAPNSNELISLIRRNLGLNLKVVKGIDEASLGGIAALNLLEPMSEFITIDIGGGSTELAMIKDAKIVDAVSLDVGTVRLKELFFDKKNLKGLNDFMKEILKDLPKNFKSKNIVTIGGSLRAISSAIMQAQNYPLRSVHNFSYKFESQKEFIQNLTKASVLDLDKFYIKKDRFDTIREGAYIFLSVVNSLKCEHVYTSGVGFREGVYLSDILRPSKKFPPNFNTSVRSLQDRFLLNNNKMVVKYAKDAFVTLKPLHGIDDKFIYELETAARLHNLGQCLGFYGEHINSANFVINALNYGFSHRQKALIATIIGLNGKKTLGEFEKFRDLLPEEDIVKWLSFILNFAKILDINCTHKKLKFELKSQMLEISGAKEQFMTKENIKKIAKPATFAISFVS
- a CDS encoding dihydroneopterin aldolase, coding for MITTLIKDYEFETIIGLLEFERTNSQKVRISVEFQSSDFIDYVEVINYIEFIYNEYKFKTVENSLEVCAKSLKDKFSSLTSLKMEILKTEILNNALVGARFEDKY
- the plsY gene encoding glycerol-3-phosphate 1-O-acyltransferase PlsY, yielding MNENIIAYILAYALGGIPFGLILAKIFGNVNIQNEGSKSIGATNVLRVLKQKDPKLAKKIAILTVVLDILKGVVPILIAKFIGLSPATFWAMAVFSVIGHCYSPFLKFEGGKGVATGAGVLMVFLPIEILIALVVWFLIGRVLKISSLASLAALLAFIISSLIIHPQIPDINSHAPIFIIAFVVFYKHIPNIKRLFSGQESKVI
- a CDS encoding excinuclease ABC subunit A, which gives rise to MRNLLAIFAFTVSLFASNLLTYNIYERSDRVDVMLSFDAPYEGNIFQKRENDMTMLIFNGLNFDQAVEKNLNSKILQELYIEPKQNSVVLSIKSSSSIGVMASKTSDGFGLRIRVVSTAAASTKNEQPISQSEQIIQPKTSTTINTQPDIQNIFDARYYMVIGVLIAFAIALWLLKNFIVKKTGGSRKLNLAGWLNSDKSQDVKILYEKPLDRTNKVMLLNHQNKKYLVLVGSSNVLLDKFGEDTINSENDFEAFFEENRKRIGQYLEDRQNALSAYKDKASLN